The DNA segment CAAAGCCTTGAAATCGTCCTCACTTTTTTCTTCCTGAAACGCAAGCTGTATTTTATGGATATTTTCTTTTGTTTCATCCACATAGCCTGCCGTCCGAATGTTATAATCCTCTAAAATACCAAAGGTATCACAGATATCCTCCAGCTCCCGAAGGTTATGACTGGATATGATGACGGTCATTTCCTTTTCTTCAATCATTCTACTGATTGCTCGTTTAAAGGTAAGGCGCATTACCGGATCAAGCCCGTCGAATGCCTCATCGAGAAACAGATATTTCGGTGAGATGGCAAGCGCAAGTACGATAAAGGATTGCCGTTTCATACCCTTGGAGAAATTTTTCAGCGGCTTATTTTCATCCAGCTTGAAGATGGCACGGTATTTCTCATAAATTTCATCACTGAGCCCCGGATACCATACACGGTAAAATTCTTTCATATCCCTAAGCGTTGCATTGAAGAAATAAAACGGGTCATCGCTTATTAGCAGAATATCACGCTTCACTTCTGGATTGTCGAACACCTTTTCATCATCGATACAAACACATCCCAAATCGGGCTTCATGATACCCGCCATAATTTTCAGTAGTGTGGATTTACCGGAGCCGTTAGGGCCAATCAGACCGAATACACTGCCACTTTGAATATCCAGATTCACATCCATCAGCACGGCCTTATCTCTAAACTTCTTCGTCAGTGACCTGATTTTAAGCATGATCTGTTCCCTCCTCATAGACTGCATCAATCGCCTTGTACAGCTCCTCTCTTTCGATATGATGCTGCTTCATATCGGCAACTGTACCTTTAAAATCCTTTAGTTTATCCTCCCGTATCAGCTTATCGGATTCATTGTCTGCCACAAAGCATCCCTTCCCTTTCTCCGAGTAGATATATCCTTGCTCTTCCAGCTCCTGATAGGCTTTGGCAACGGTATTGGGATTTACACCAATCTGTGATGCCATGGCACGAACAGAGGGAAGCTTGTCGTTTGGTGATAAAATACCAATCGTGATAAACTCCAGTATTTGCTTTTTTAATTGTTCAAATATCGGAAGCTTGCTTTGTGTGTCAATTACAAACATCAACTGCACCTCCAGTGTATTAGTGTACTAACTACAGTAATACAGTATCATGATATCCATAAGATGTCAATATAAAAAGGATACACCTGTAAGCTTTATGAAACGTTATGGAGGATAATTAGTTACTTTCGCGGCATGAACTGACAATAAATAAAAAGCAACAAACAGAAAATACTATTAGTCCTGCAGTTTTCTGCTGCCCTATGATACTGAATTACTATCATCCTTCCTGTTTTTCACACTTGCATAACAGTGTTTCCGGTAAATCGTAATCAGGCAGACCTTTACAGCAGGCTTCCCTGTACAGTATCCAAATCCATAAAACACAAAGAAAAGCAGATGCAACAGACTTACATAGTGTCGCTGTTGCATACGGGCATTTTTTAATTTTATAACCCTTATAATTAGTGATATCATTGAACAAAAGCCCTTATTATATATGTCTTAATGTCTAATCACAGATTTACTTGCTGGATAGCACATTTTCTTGACATAGTGCATATCATATGGTATAAATTTAATACCTCTTTGCACTGCATTACATTCTTATGAATGCGAGATAAAACAGTACAAACTGAGCAGGCAATGACCAGAGCAGTCATGCAGCCGGGCTGCGAAAGCGGCAACAGATGATTACACGCACATCTGTGGGACAGTTGTATATTCCACAGATGTTTTTTTATACATTTGAGGAATTGCTTTCTCAGTGAAGTGCCATAAGAGATGGAAAATTTTCGTAAAACGAAATTAGGAGGACTCTTTTATGACAACGGAAAAGAAGCCATATGAAATGGCAGTTGGTATCACAGACAGAAGGGAAGCATTGATTATACGAAAAATGTCGTTGATTAGCCTGATTGGTAATACGGTATTATCCGGCTTTAAGCTGTTTGCCGGTGTTATCGGTAATTCCGGTGCAATGATTTCCGATGCTATCCATTCTTTTTCAGATGTATTAACTACCTTGATTGCCTGGATTGGTGTCAAGGTTTCCAAAAAAGCTGCGGATGAGGCACATCCTTACGGACATGAACGTATGGAATGCGTCGCTTCTCTGCTTTTAGGTCTTGTGCTTATGGCAACAGGTCTGGGAGTTGGCAGAGTCGGAGTAGACAACATTATAGCAAATAACTATGAGACTCTTGCAATACCCAAATTGATTGCCCTTGCTGCGTCAGTTGTTTCCATCCTTGGAAAGGAAGCTATGTTCTGGTATACAAGATATTATGCAAAGCTAATAAATTCCTCTGCCTTCATGGCGGATGCGTGGCACCATCGCTCCGATGCGATTTCCTCCATCGGCTCTTTCATAGGCATCGCCGGCGCCATGCTTGGCTTCCCGGTTATGGATTCTGTAGCAAGCGTAGTGATTTGTCTGTTTATTTTAAAGGTTGCCTATGATATCTTAAGGGACGCATTGATGAAAATGCTGGATACCTCATGCGGTGAAGCTTATGAAAATCAGTTAACTCACTATATAGCTGAGAAAGAGGATGTACGTTCTGTAGATTTACTGCATTCCCGAATGTTTGGCAACAAGGTCTTTATTGATTTGGAAATTTCGGTAGACGGCGATAAATCATTGCGTGATGCACATGCGGTTGCTGAGCTTGTACATGAGGATGTTGAGCTTAATTTCCCTGAGATAAAGCACATCATGATCCACGTTAATCCGGCAAATGAATAAAGAAGCCAGCTTTCGAAGATTATAAAACTATGATAAATAACAGAAAACCCCTGCTTGAGTAAAAACAGGGGTTTTATCAGCTTAACAATGAAGAAGGCGGATAAGAAAAAACGATATGCCTGTTCTGTTATAGGTAAAAACACATATTACGTAAAAAAGGAATCCTTTCAAATCCCTTTTTCTTGTAGAGTATATAAAATTGCACTGCCTCCTTTTATGGTGAAGCAGGTGTTCTATCCTTCCTGTTTTTCTTCCTTGACGAGCTTTCCTTCCGCATTACGGATAACTACCGTACCGATTGGTTCTTCGAGAAAGGGAATTATATCCGGATCATAATTGCATACGGTATTCAAAGAGAATACCTGTGTGTGATCAATGTCATCGATATACTCCTGTGTTTCATCCCCTGCGAAGATTCTCCAGCCGCTGTCCGGATTGTCTTTGGAAGGCTCCTCGCGTACCATATAACAGATTTTATCCTGATCGATGCTGACACGATCCGTCACAAAGCAGCCAAGGGTGCTTTCAATGAGCTTTTTCCCCTCTTTAATTCCCGGGAAATATTTCTTACCCTCCAGCCAGGAGTACCGATTCCATACATTTGTTCTGCTTTCAAAAAAGAGCTTTTCGATTGCCTGCAGTTCATTCTGAAACATCATGCTCCCATAATCATTGTTCATACCGGAGCTACGAAACATAAAGTAGCATCCACCGCAAAGATAGCTGATTGCAAATTCCTCCCAGCTGTCAAACTGCCGGAATGCCCGGGTTCCGATATCCTGCAGCATCATTTCTACCGTTTCCCGATCCAGAATATCGACCGCATAGCATTCCCGGATCATACGGACGCATTCTCCATAATCAAAGGCGGCAAAGCCTTGCTCCTTCAGGAAGGGATAAAACTGCTTTGCGAATGTTTTACAGCCCTCGAAGAACAGTCTTGCTTTCTCATCCAGCTCCTCTAAATCAAACTGAGGATCATCCTTCCAGAAGCCCAGAAACTGCTCATACTGCCATTGTACATTATCATTCAAAAAGGCTTTGATTGCTTTAATTGCACTGTCTGTATCAGTGATTTCAAACTGTTCCTTTAAATGCTTGCGCAGAGCCTCACGGTTTATCTTTTCCCCTACCTCAAGCTTTACCAGATCATAGCCGTTCAAAATGGAAGGTATTCCGGAAAGCAGGATTTCAAATTCTTCTCTTTGAATAGCGATTTTCCCTTCCATTCGTTTGTTTTTCATCTTTTTTTCCAGCTGATGCAGCAGCTTGATATACGTTATTTTTTTCTGTGACATAATCTTCGTCTCCTCATCGTATCAATATGACTATTATACAACAGTTTACTCTACAGGGAAACGCCGGAACTAAAAGAATACACATTACGCTTTATCACCTATTCATATTATATATTTTGGTTAACTGTAAAATAAATATTTCATACAAATTTGAGCAATAAGAGTAATATAAAATATCACAATCCATACAATGGCTGAGATACTTCATCTAATTTCATAAATCTTAATTATCACCATTTCTTAGAAGTGAGAGAAAAGCTGTTCCATTTTGTGGAGCATCTTGTGAAAAATACTCACATACAGTAGCTCCAACGTCAGATAAAGTATGACGAAGCCCAATTGTTTTACCTTGTAAGCCTTTTTTATAAATCAAAAGAGGTACATTTTCCCTTGTATGCTTATTATGCCCTATTAAAGGATCATTTCCGTGATCAGCCATTATAACGAGAATATCCTGTTCATTCAACTTCTTTATAATCCTTCCGATTTTCTCATCTGCAATTTCCAACAAAGTTTTATACCAGCTAGCATCCTGACTATGACCTGCAAGATCTGTTTCCTGAACGTTGGTACAAATAAAGCCCCGCTTCAAAATTTCAATTTCCTGGATTGTCAAATCCAGTACCTTCACTGTATCTACACAAGAAACTGATTTACCTTCTTTATTTGCGACGATAACGATTTCTTTATCTCATACTATTATTAAATATCATAGAAAGGAATTTATAAAAAAATCATTACGGAAAAGATATTATACAGAAAAACAGCAGCTTTCGGCATTACCGAAAACCGCTGCGATTAACGAATAGAGAAATATATTCCAAATACAAGAGAGATAAAGAGTATGAGTACAACTGCTGTAATCACAAGTACAGATAGCTGACCTTCCTTCCTGATTTCCTTCAGCGCCCCTTTAAAAGAGAAGGACTCCCACGAAAAGTACTTTCGCAGTGACAAAATCATCAGAATAGCAGAGATAAAGTTCATCAATACAAACTGTCCGACAGTCATCAGAAGCAGATTTACACGGACGCTTTCTACATGCTGTGGAACCTCCAAATCCTTCAGGAAATTTTTCAGCACGTACCAGACATACAGATTAGCGGTACAGATCATAAAGCCGGTAATCACAATCGGACTCTTGCTGATCAATTCCTCATAAGATTTGCCGCTCAGATTGGATAATCCTCCGACATAAACCAGAAACAGTACAATCATAGCAACACAAGCGTATTTCGCATAGCGCATATACCGGAAGCTGCCTGTTGTCCGAAGCTTATTCTTCTGTCTGATAACGTCTCTTTTTTTCATAATGACTCCTCCTGCCATGGATGCCATACCCTCATCTCCTCTTTTGTTAATCTAAATGCAGATAGTCTTTCACCTTTGTTGTGATATTTACTACACGGACACCATAGATGACCTGAACTGAATTCTTACCGCGTACCACACCGATTGCTTCCAGATAGTTCTTCCAGCTGGAATCCGGTGCGATTAGGGAATCGTCTTTAACTGTAACACGCAGACGGCTAGCACAGCAGGTTACCGTTTCAATATTGTCTGCTCCCCCAAGAGCCTCAATAATACGGATTTCCAGTGCATCCTCCGGTAAATCGGAAGCTACAGCACCATCCTTGCCGCTATTTTTAATTTCATTGTATTCTTTTTTACTCATCAGCTTGATTTCACCCTCATCATCACGACCAGGTGTTTTCAGATTGAATTTTGTAATTGCAAATTTGAATGCGAAGTAGTATACGATAAAGGTTACAGGCAACAGCCATAATGCACTCATAGCATGTACCTTCTGCGGCTGGAACAGGTTTGGAATCATGAAGAATAACGCTGTTCCGTTGATGGAAATATTGGTGATTTCTGCAGCCACATAGCACAGACCGCATAATGGAGCATATACCAGCCAGTACAGTGCAGGAGCAACGAACAGGAAGGTATACTCGATTGGCTCTGAAATACCAACCATCGCCAGAGTGAAGACAGATGGTACCAGCAATGCCGCAACCTTCTTCTTGTTTTCCGGTTTTGCACAGCGATACATTGCAAATGCAGCACCAGGCAGACCAGCCAGCTGGAACAGCAGACGTCCGTTTGTGAAGTTTCTTGTGATATAGCCGGTTGCACTTGCGCTTGCAGCCTGCCCGTTGATAATGTTTTTTACACCCTCATACATCACACCGTCGATCATCATCGTACCGCCGACCTTTGTATATTCGATCGGGAATGCAATCAGATGGTGGATACCAAACGGCAGCAGCATCTTATCCAGTGTACCGAACACGAAGGTTCCCAGCAGACCGCTTGTACGGATAAAGCCTGTAATATTCTGCAGAGCACCTGCGACATACGGCCATACATAGTAGAATGCGATAGCCAGTGGAATGGAAGCAAGAGCCACCATGATAATAACGAATTTTGTACCTGCGAAGAATCCGAACATCGCCGGCAGCTTTGTATCAACGAATTTGTTGTGCAGTGCTGCGGCAATCAAACCGGTAACGATACCGGAGAAGATTCCCATGTTGTATGAATAGATCCCCAAAGAGCTTGACCATAATGCGTTGAAGTTCAGCGCTGCCTGCTGGGAATAACCGCTTTTTACCAGTGCATCCACAGTAGTTGTTTCTGCAGTCCATCCTTCCAATGCAGCCCATCCTTCGATCCCCCTCATGAAGCAGAAGAATAAGATCAGACCCGCAAATGCTGCCCATCCCTTCTCCTTCTTGGCAAGAGTGAAGGCAATTGCCACGGCGAACCATAGCTGCAGATTGTTCATGAACATGAATCCCAAATTGGTAATCATAGTGAACAGATTGTACAGGATGTTTCCTTCCGGCAGAATGTAGTTTGTAAATGCACTACCGATACCGACGAAGAAACCAACAAGTACAAGCAGGATGATTGGAACCATCATTGCCCCGGCAAATGTCTGAAGTTTTGCCTGAATATTTTTCATAGCTTGTTCCTCCTTTGTTTACGCTTTCATTTTAGCATGTCCGCCAAATTGAAAAAGAATGCAATGAGTTACGGTAATGCATTATTATTGTGGTAATTTTTCATCACCTTTTTATGCATGCAAGCTCTACAAGTGCCTCATAGTAGATATCGCTTGCTTTTAACAGTGATTCCACCGGCATGCATTCATTCGGCATATGCGGGCGGGGATCCTCATCGGGAAAGGTCGCACCAAAGGCTACGCCATGATCGAGCACACGGGCATAAGATGCGCCTCCCTTTGTGAACACCGCAGCTTCTTCATCCATTACACGCTGGTATGCGGTTTTCAGACTCTGAATCAGTGTACTGTTTTCTTCCACATACAGCAAACGCTTATGACGAAGAACCTCAAGGTCACAACCGTATTGCAAAGCAAGCGTTCGCAGCACAGAAAGCAGCTCCTGCTCATTTGTTGCTTTTACATAACGCACATCCAAGCACAGCTCCAGCATACCATTGTGGGTCTGCATTGACATTGGACAGACAGAGCCGCAGCCCATTGCCTCATCCTCAAAATATAAGCCGCTTTTCTTACCATAAAAATCATCTGTAAAATTTTCATACAGCATATTTACCATGGCATATAAGGAGGTGTTCCTGTCTAGGTGTCCATGAAAATCCTTTACAAGCTTATAAATGGCATTCTCCCCACGCTGTGGATTGCGTGATAATGCCCTTATCCCGCGATAGGTTATCCTGATTCCATCCGGCAGTACCTCAATCAGATTGGTACGCTCCACAAAGCTGATATCGCTTCCCTTTGGCAGCAGCACCTGGATATCATCACAGACAATATTCAACCGTTCTTTACAATACAATCGGATATCCTTATCCGCCTGCATGAGGAAGCGTACCTGAAGAATTCCCTTTTCTCCATTGACGATAGGAAAATTGCCATCCGGTGAAAAGCCGCAAACCGGCTGTACCGCATGCTTGAAATAATGTTCCATACATTCCCAGGTTGTCTCCTCCGCACCTCCAGCAATGATGCGGATTGGGTGGTGCAGCTTTCGCTTTTCTTTTTTGATACGTGCTGCCGCATACAAAGCTGCCAGCAAAGGCCCCTTGTCATCATTGACACCACGGCCATACAGCATACCGTTTTCCTGACGCATAACAAAGGGATCACTGTTCCACAAAGAGCGCTCACCTGCTTCGACCACATCCAGATGACCGAGAACACCGATGTAATCATCCCCTTCTCCTATCTGTGCATCCAATGCATAGCCGTCAAAATCGCGAACGGTAAAGCCCATCCTTTGTGCAATTTCCATAAATGCATCAAATGCCTTGCGGATTTCCTTACCAAACGGTGCTTTGGCTGATGCAGTTTCCATATCCCGAACAGACGGTATCGCAACAAGACGGCCTACATCTTCCAGGAATTTCTCTATATCTTCACTCTGTTGTATATTTTGTATCGAATTCATTGTATCATGCCTCCTTGACTGGTATCCTTCATCAGACCCTGTGCAGGCAGAGAAGGAAAAACGATTGATTTATCAACTTTATGCATATTCACTTTTTTACCCTTATGTAAAGCCTGTGCTTGAAATCATACGGTATTGTGTTGCTGGAACGTATATCGGCTGGTTATAACTTCCTGCTTCTTGTTGTCGTCATTCTTGACAGAACGGCATTTCACACGTATAGTTGCAGGTGAAAGCGAGGGTGCACGCTTATGAATAAACGTATCATGAAAATCGTGGATGTACTATTGAAACAGGATTCCTATATCACGATTGATAAAATTTCCGAAGAGCTTGCGGTTTCCAATAAAACGATACGCAATGATCTTCAAATCGTGGATCAGTATCTGGAGGAAAACCACCTCAGACTGATTAAAAAAACCGGTGTCGGTATCCGAATTGAGGGCTCGGTGAATGACAAGCTGCATATTCTGGAGAGTGTTCGTGAGAAGAACAAAACACTTGCGGATTATTCTCCGCAGGCCCGTAAGATTTTCATCGGGATGCAGCTGAGTACCTTTGACAGCTGCCGTATTTATGAGCTGAGTGAACAGCTTTTTGTCTCCCGTGCCACAATTCACAAGGATATCCTGTCGCTTACCAGGGATCTGGAAACCTTTAAGATTACCTTACATCGCAAGAATAATAACGGAATCAGCATGGAAGGGAAGGAAAAAAATATCCGTAACTTTCTACTGGAGCTGATGCTGCGGGATAACGGCTATCAGATGTTTATGGATATCATACGCCGTGATGACTACAGATGTGACGGCTCCTATGTATATCCGGGACTTGAGGTCACAGATGATGAAATGAAGGATTTCACCGACTGTATTTTACGCTGCGGAAATCCGTATATCAGCTCTTTAACCTTTCCTTCGATGGTGCTTGTGGTTCTGCGTATGTTTGTGCTTTATCTTCGTATCCAGGATCATCATATTGTCCATCTCTCTGATTCATTTATCAGCGATCTCAAAAAAGAGCCCTTCTATAAGGAAGTCAGAGAGCTGTGCGACCGGCTGGCAAATCATTACCGACTCCAAATTCCGGATGTGGAAATACGCTATCTGCAGGTTTACTTTCTGGCCCTGCAAAACAGCAGTGACCTCAGTGAACAGGAACAGAAGGAAGCACGCATGCTGAGTGATGCACTGCTTTCATCGTGGAGTGAACAGCTGCATCTTCCCTTTGATCAGGATGAGGAGCTGCGTCAGTCCGTTTACGATCATCTCTGCCCTGCCATCCTTCGCTTCCGACATGGCATACCGAAGGAGAATCCTTTGATGCAGGAAATCCATACCTTGTACGAACGAACCTTTCAGGTCGCACGAACCAGCGTTTCTGTGATTGAAGAGCATTTCCACTGCAAGGTAAGCGATGATGAGGTAGGCTTTTTAGCACTGCATCTGGCCGCATCTCTGGAACATATGAAGCAGCCTCTGAAAACTGTGCTGGTTGCCCACGGCGGTGTTGGTGCCGGAAACCTGCTGCGCAGAAAGCTCACCGCACAGATACCGGAAATCGACATTATTTCCCAGGAAACATTTCTCTCCATCTATGAGCGTGATGTGAGTGATGTCGATCTGATAATCAGTACCCTGGAGCTCAGCCTGCATACCGATGTCAAAATCCTGCAGGTAAATTCCCTGCTTCATGATTATGATCTTCACCGTTTAAAGGATATTATCCGCGATTATTACAAGGTGAAAAATGATCCCTATAATTTTAAAGCAGCAGTACAGGAATAGCCGTTTACCTCCATATGAAAACCGGGAAGTCATGATTGTGTTCCATAGCATCATGCTTCCCTTTCTTATGCATATCTGTAAGAAATAAGCGATATCACCGTTCCTATTTCTATACTGTGTACGTTACAGCTATACTTTCTCCACCCTTCATATCCACATTATCCACTTTACGGAATTCCTTATAGCTTTCTGCATTTGTGAAAATGACAATAACTGTCAGATCATAGCCCTTGGATAACAAATACTCACGATCCATTTTCAGCAATGCCTCTCCTTTTTTCACTGTCTTTCCCTGTTCGCACATACAGGTAAAGCCGTTTCCGTTTTCATTTACCGTATCAATTCCAACATGAATCAGAATTTCCATACCGTTAGGCAGAGTCAGTCCCACTGCATGATTGCTTGGAAACAGCATCGTTACTGTCGCATCCGCACAGGCATAAATCGTATCACCGGTAGATGCCACCGCAAAGCCGTCTCCCATCATTTTCTGGGAAAACACCGGATTCTTTACCTCTTCGATTGGAATCAGGGTACCATCTACCACAGAAAGAAGCTCTTCCCGCTTACTTTCTTTTTCTTTATTTTCTTTTTTCTTAAAGCCAAACATTGTCACTACCTCCTAGCTTCCTGTTATCTACTCCTATATCTTACCTGTTTCCATGGCGCATTACAATCTTTTCACTGTAAATTTCATGGCCTTTTCTATGTGGTAATTTCTTACATCAATGTTTATAAATTGCCTTATTGATACGGATGGCGTTTCCACATCCCGCGATTGCGGAAGTTTAGCAAAGTAGCGTACAATAAGGGTGCGAAAAGAAGGAGGAACTTACTTATGAAACATATTAAAATTGCGGCTGGACTTGCACATGTAAATTACGGCAGAATTGCCGATCTGGTAAAGGAGGTCAGTGACGCAGGCGTTGATTATATCCATTCAGATGCTGCCGATATGCACGATCTTCAAAATATGAAGCTGATGGGAGGACATCAGATCATCGCAGGAATCCGCCCGGAAACTGATAAACCTATTGAATGTCATATCTATACGATCAGCATGGACAAAATGTTCATTGAGCAGATCGATGAAGCAGGTGCAAATATGCTGATTATCCCTGCCGAGCATTTTATCGGTGCACAGCTTGCCTATATCATCAACTGGTGCCGTGAGCGTAAGATCAAGGTTGGTCTGACCCTGGGATGCTATACGCCGTTATGCTTTGTAGAGGAAAGCATTTATGATATCGACCGTCTGCACATCGTTACACACGGTGTGGATGAGACAGATGGAAAGGATAACTGGGGATGGAGAAAGAGTGCCATAGACCTGGTACAGCGTGCACGCAAGATGATTGATGAGAAGAATCCGAAATGTGAGCTGGCTGTAGACGGAGGTCTGCGTGCTGATAATATGGACAAGCTGATCGAATGCAATCCAGATGTCATCGTTTTGTCCAGTGCTATTTTCAAGGATCCAGATGGGGCAGCAGCTGGTGTGAAGAAATGCAGAGCCGCAATCGATGCCGCAGCAGAAAAATACGGTCTTGAATAATACGAAGAACTCTCCCGCTGAGAGTTCTTTTAAAGAAAGCTCCATCCTGGCTCTTGTAAAGGATTACGGATGGATCACCTTCGCTGCTGCCATTACCGCTGCTGCGGTTAATTTCTTCTTCACCTCCACCGGGCTGGCACCGGGAGGAATCACCGGACTCTCTCTGGTTT comes from the Erysipelotrichaceae bacterium 66202529 genome and includes:
- a CDS encoding GntR family transcriptional regulator, with the translated sequence MFVIDTQSKLPIFEQLKKQILEFITIGILSPNDKLPSVRAMASQIGVNPNTVAKAYQELEEQGYIYSEKGKGCFVADNESDKLIREDKLKDFKGTVADMKQHHIEREELYKAIDAVYEEGTDHA
- a CDS encoding cation diffusion facilitator family transporter, whose amino-acid sequence is MTTEKKPYEMAVGITDRREALIIRKMSLISLIGNTVLSGFKLFAGVIGNSGAMISDAIHSFSDVLTTLIAWIGVKVSKKAADEAHPYGHERMECVASLLLGLVLMATGLGVGRVGVDNIIANNYETLAIPKLIALAASVVSILGKEAMFWYTRYYAKLINSSAFMADAWHHRSDAISSIGSFIGIAGAMLGFPVMDSVASVVICLFILKVAYDILRDALMKMLDTSCGEAYENQLTHYIAEKEDVRSVDLLHSRMFGNKVFIDLEISVDGDKSLRDAHAVAELVHEDVELNFPEIKHIMIHVNPANE
- a CDS encoding ATP-binding cassette domain-containing protein, coding for MLKIRSLTKKFRDKAVLMDVNLDIQSGSVFGLIGPNGSGKSTLLKIMAGIMKPDLGCVCIDDEKVFDNPEVKRDILLISDDPFYFFNATLRDMKEFYRVWYPGLSDEIYEKYRAIFKLDENKPLKNFSKGMKRQSFIVLALAISPKYLFLDEAFDGLDPVMRLTFKRAISRMIEEKEMTVIISSHNLRELEDICDTFGILEDYNIRTAGYVDETKENIHKIQLAFQEEKSEDDFKALDLLSMHIQSRVVNLVVKGDIEKIKNYLNTMNPLMMEVLNVNLEEVFIYEMEKKGYGVYDE
- a CDS encoding DUF2185 domain-containing protein; this translates as MSQKKITYIKLLHQLEKKMKNKRMEGKIAIQREEFEILLSGIPSILNGYDLVKLEVGEKINREALRKHLKEQFEITDTDSAIKAIKAFLNDNVQWQYEQFLGFWKDDPQFDLEELDEKARLFFEGCKTFAKQFYPFLKEQGFAAFDYGECVRMIRECYAVDILDRETVEMMLQDIGTRAFRQFDSWEEFAISYLCGGCYFMFRSSGMNNDYGSMMFQNELQAIEKLFFESRTNVWNRYSWLEGKKYFPGIKEGKKLIESTLGCFVTDRVSIDQDKICYMVREEPSKDNPDSGWRIFAGDETQEYIDDIDHTQVFSLNTVCNYDPDIIPFLEEPIGTVVIRNAEGKLVKEEKQEG
- a CDS encoding PTS glucose transporter subunit IIA, producing MFGFKKKENKEKESKREELLSVVDGTLIPIEEVKNPVFSQKMMGDGFAVASTGDTIYACADATVTMLFPSNHAVGLTLPNGMEILIHVGIDTVNENGNGFTCMCEQGKTVKKGEALLKMDREYLLSKGYDLTVIVIFTNAESYKEFRKVDNVDMKGGESIAVTYTV
- a CDS encoding pentose-5-phosphate 3-epimerase produces the protein MKHIKIAAGLAHVNYGRIADLVKEVSDAGVDYIHSDAADMHDLQNMKLMGGHQIIAGIRPETDKPIECHIYTISMDKMFIEQIDEAGANMLIIPAEHFIGAQLAYIINWCRERKIKVGLTLGCYTPLCFVEESIYDIDRLHIVTHGVDETDGKDNWGWRKSAIDLVQRARKMIDEKNPKCELAVDGGLRADNMDKLIECNPDVIVLSSAIFKDPDGAAAGVKKCRAAIDAAAEKYGLE
- a CDS encoding Sapep family Mn(2+)-dependent dipeptidase produces the protein MNSIQNIQQSEDIEKFLEDVGRLVAIPSVRDMETASAKAPFGKEIRKAFDAFMEIAQRMGFTVRDFDGYALDAQIGEGDDYIGVLGHLDVVEAGERSLWNSDPFVMRQENGMLYGRGVNDDKGPLLAALYAAARIKKEKRKLHHPIRIIAGGAEETTWECMEHYFKHAVQPVCGFSPDGNFPIVNGEKGILQVRFLMQADKDIRLYCKERLNIVCDDIQVLLPKGSDISFVERTNLIEVLPDGIRITYRGIRALSRNPQRGENAIYKLVKDFHGHLDRNTSLYAMVNMLYENFTDDFYGKKSGLYFEDEAMGCGSVCPMSMQTHNGMLELCLDVRYVKATNEQELLSVLRTLALQYGCDLEVLRHKRLLYVEENSTLIQSLKTAYQRVMDEEAAVFTKGGASYARVLDHGVAFGATFPDEDPRPHMPNECMPVESLLKASDIYYEALVELACIKR
- a CDS encoding PTS mannose transporter subunit IIC, which encodes MKNIQAKLQTFAGAMMVPIILLVLVGFFVGIGSAFTNYILPEGNILYNLFTMITNLGFMFMNNLQLWFAVAIAFTLAKKEKGWAAFAGLILFFCFMRGIEGWAALEGWTAETTTVDALVKSGYSQQAALNFNALWSSSLGIYSYNMGIFSGIVTGLIAAALHNKFVDTKLPAMFGFFAGTKFVIIMVALASIPLAIAFYYVWPYVAGALQNITGFIRTSGLLGTFVFGTLDKMLLPFGIHHLIAFPIEYTKVGGTMMIDGVMYEGVKNIINGQAASASATGYITRNFTNGRLLFQLAGLPGAAFAMYRCAKPENKKKVAALLVPSVFTLAMVGISEPIEYTFLFVAPALYWLVYAPLCGLCYVAAEITNISINGTALFFMIPNLFQPQKVHAMSALWLLPVTFIVYYFAFKFAITKFNLKTPGRDDEGEIKLMSKKEYNEIKNSGKDGAVASDLPEDALEIRIIEALGGADNIETVTCCASRLRVTVKDDSLIAPDSSWKNYLEAIGVVRGKNSVQVIYGVRVVNITTKVKDYLHLD
- a CDS encoding PRD domain-containing protein → MNKRIMKIVDVLLKQDSYITIDKISEELAVSNKTIRNDLQIVDQYLEENHLRLIKKTGVGIRIEGSVNDKLHILESVREKNKTLADYSPQARKIFIGMQLSTFDSCRIYELSEQLFVSRATIHKDILSLTRDLETFKITLHRKNNNGISMEGKEKNIRNFLLELMLRDNGYQMFMDIIRRDDYRCDGSYVYPGLEVTDDEMKDFTDCILRCGNPYISSLTFPSMVLVVLRMFVLYLRIQDHHIVHLSDSFISDLKKEPFYKEVRELCDRLANHYRLQIPDVEIRYLQVYFLALQNSSDLSEQEQKEARMLSDALLSSWSEQLHLPFDQDEELRQSVYDHLCPAILRFRHGIPKENPLMQEIHTLYERTFQVARTSVSVIEEHFHCKVSDDEVGFLALHLAASLEHMKQPLKTVLVAHGGVGAGNLLRRKLTAQIPEIDIISQETFLSIYERDVSDVDLIISTLELSLHTDVKILQVNSLLHDYDLHRLKDIIRDYYKVKNDPYNFKAAVQE